AGCTTATCCTTTAGTTCTGCGTGGTCTACCAAAGCAAAAGATTCAGGAACAAGTCAGTTATTGGCAAGAACAACTGCAAATTCCTGAACAATGGTTAGGACGAACCGAGGTACAACTTGCTGCTGGACAAAGACAGTTAATTGCGATCGCTCGCGCCCTAGTTACCGAACCCCAGATTTTACTTCTAGATGAGCCTACATCAGCCTTAGATACTCCCACATCCACTCACTTAATAAATATACTAACTCACCTAAATCAACCCCGTTCCTCGGCAATTCTGATGGTAAATCGCCAAATAGATTTAGCTCAAGCATTTTGTACCCACCTCTTACATCTTCAACAAGGTCAATTAGTAGTCAATCAACCTGCTGCTGAGATAGATTGGAGTAACTTAGCAACCAGCTTAATTCAAGCCGAAACTCAAACACTAGCAGAATGGACATAAACTACCCCATCTTACTTCGTTGAAGATGGGGTTTCTACATCCCCTTAAAGCACATTCTGATGTTATGAGGTACAGTTTTTTATCGCAAAATTCGTAGGGGCGCAGGGCCTGCGCCCTCAATTGCGCCCTCAATTGCGCCCTCAATTGCGCCCTCAATTGCGCCCTCCATTGCGCCCTCAATTGCGCCCTCCATTGTATTTCATAAGAACGAGAATTGCTGTAACTCATTATCTGTTCCCTGCTCCCCTTTCCCTGTTTCATGAACTTTGAGTAAGTAGTGAGACAGAATTAATTACACAATGTAATTGCGTAAGCGTTGCGTGGCGTTAGCCATATGGAACGAAGTGAAATGAAGCAATTCCAAGGGCTGTGATTGCTTCCCTTCCCTCGCAATGACTGTAAATATTTTTGTCCAATTACTTAGTTAGTACAGGAATTTGATTAGTAAATCTTTCTCTTGGTAATTTTGTTTGTGTTTGTGGAACATTAACATTCAAGATTTCCATGTTAAATCTGTATCCCACATTGCGGATAGTTTGAATTAAACTGGGTTGACGTGGATCAAGTTCCACCTTCTTCCGCAACGATAAAACATGAGTATCAATGGTGCGTGGGTTATCAATAGCGTCAGGCCAAGCACGACGTAATAATTCCGATCTACTCAAAGGCACTCCTCCAGCTTGTGCCAAAACATACAATAAACTGAATTCCTGGGGCGTTAAATCAATAAACTCCCCTTGAAACCGCACCCGACGCTGAACTAAATCAATTTGCAAACTGCCATAATCTAAATAGGCTGGTGCAGTAGGTGTCCGGTTACGGCGGATAATTGCCTCAACCCTAGCCAAAAATTCCTGCATTCCAAAAGGTTTGCTTAAATAATCATCCGCCCCCGCTTTTAATCCCGTCACAATATCGGCTTCGTTCGTACGAGCAGATAACATAAGAATTAAAGGCTGTTGTTGACGATGTAACCAGCGGCAAAACTCGACCCCATCACCATCCGATAAATCCGCATCTAGAATGACTAGAGTGGGTTGATGGCTGATAAACACTTCTTTTGCTTGGTAAATACTGGCAGCTTGATGAACTCGGTATTCTAGTTGTTGCAAGTGCCAACCCAACAACGACCTCAGATGGGGATTCCCCTCAACAATTTCTATACAAACCGAACCCACAGTGGTAAAACCCCTTAGCGTTGATGAATCTCAAATTAACAATCTCATGGTTAAGGTTTTGTAGTTTTTGTTACTTCAATAGACATATTCTTCACATTTCCCTCAAAAACCTTGCAGAAAATTTATTTTTTACTTTATTTACAGCCAAGCTAGTAGCTTTATTAAGTTTTTATTACGTTTACATTATATCCATAATAGGTAAATAAAATTACTTTTCTATTAATTGTAGCGACATGAACTAGTAGTCTGTCAACCCGAAAATGACGGGTGAAGGCAAGCAGGGGGCAGGGGTGGGGGAGGTGGGGGAGGTAGGGGAGGTAGGGGAGGTGGGGGAGGGAAGAACAGAAGTTTTTTCCGATCATTACCCATCAAAATAAATTTGACGAACTGCTAGTCACTGAGCGAAGTCGAAGTGCTGACCTCTGACTTCTGACCGGGAATTTTGGATTTTAGATGAAAAAAATTTGGTACAAATCCCCGTCCGTGAGGACGGAAAAATCCTCGCTGCGCTGCGCTGCGTACGCTTCGCTAACGTCAATCCCAAATTTTCAAGCTCTACACTTGGGGGCGGAATCAATCCAAAATCCAAAATCGAGTGATTCCTGACTCCTACCCCATATCATTAAAGTTTATTTTTAGCAATCTGTCTTACTCCTTAAGAGATATGGTAAACTCAATAGGACAATCATTTACCAAAGGGAGTAGCACAAAAATCACACCCGATTATAACCAAAGGTAGAGACAGGTTGTTATTTAGCCCGGAAACAACTAGTAAATTCTAAAACTTGATTTTACAGATTTATCCACTAATGGCTAGATTTGTATTCCCAGTGAACAACGTCTAAAAAATTGGATAAAAATAAATTACCCTTGTGGTTACAAATAGATAGCTAAACTCAAGCTATCAGATCAAAATCCTGACAAAAAATCGTAAAAATACCTTACAAAATCAGCATATTTCCAATTTTTTGGCGTAGGATTTAATTAAGTTTTTAGCTGCTGGGGGGTCTCACCCAAGGTGAAAATATTAACTTATAAGTTAATACAGAAGAGGGAAGTGATACTTCATTAAGCGTGAATAATCATCTACAATTCTCATCGCAAAGAGATTAATACAGCAGTTATGCTCCAAGACACACAAACCATCCGCTACTACCAAAGACTTACCGACGCCTTCGTCGAATTATGGAATCGCGGTTATCGTATGGATGATATGCGGATGTATTTGGATGGATACCTTGCCGCACTTCGACATAGTAACATCATGGAACCATATTGGATTCATCGCTTAGAAGAGGAAGCCAGCCGTTATTTGTATGATGTATCTAACTTCGCAATGGTTCAACCAGAACCCGAAAAACAACATGGCTACTATTAAAGGTACTATCCGATTTTGCTAACTAGCCTACTACCGCCGATGATCATAGCACGATCTTTGCCTTGGTCAATGGGGTATAGGGGACTAAATTTGGGAAATACTGCAATTAGTATGAAATCAAGCCCCCTTAGTTGTACATCACTAAGGGGAATTTTTTTGTTTATTTGTCAATTTAGAAGATTATTAACCATACATTAAGTAGGTTGGCGTTGAAAATTGTCGTTATGGCAAGGCAAAAGGCACTCATGCAAGAGGCAAGAGTGAAGAGGGTTTGGGCGATTTTACATTTCTTTACACAGTTTGGTTTTATTGTGTTCACCTACTTACAGTCATTGGGAGGGAAGGGAAGCAATCACAACCCTGGCGATTGTTTCATTTCACTTCGTTCCATA
The DNA window shown above is from Anabaena sp. WA102 and carries:
- a CDS encoding ABC transporter ATP-binding protein, with protein sequence MLRLESVNFYRRLQHQHQYPILQDISFRVSPGDRLAIVGTSGAGKTSLLRLINRLNEPTSGKIYLQDQEYRQIPVIQLRQQVMLVQQESKLLGMTVGEALAYPLVLRGLPKQKIQEQVSYWQEQLQIPEQWLGRTEVQLAAGQRQLIAIARALVTEPQILLLDEPTSALDTPTSTHLINILTHLNQPRSSAILMVNRQIDLAQAFCTHLLHLQQGQLVVNQPAAEIDWSNLATSLIQAETQTLAEWT
- a CDS encoding response regulator transcription factor, which produces MGSVCIEIVEGNPHLRSLLGWHLQQLEYRVHQAASIYQAKEVFISHQPTLVILDADLSDGDGVEFCRWLHRQQQPLILMLSARTNEADIVTGLKAGADDYLSKPFGMQEFLARVEAIIRRNRTPTAPAYLDYGSLQIDLVQRRVRFQGEFIDLTPQEFSLLYVLAQAGGVPLSRSELLRRAWPDAIDNPRTIDTHVLSLRKKVELDPRQPSLIQTIRNVGYRFNMEILNVNVPQTQTKLPRERFTNQIPVLTK
- a CDS encoding DUF6761 family protein, translated to MLQDTQTIRYYQRLTDAFVELWNRGYRMDDMRMYLDGYLAALRHSNIMEPYWIHRLEEEASRYLYDVSNFAMVQPEPEKQHGYY